In Fusobacterium hwasookii, a single window of DNA contains:
- the pyrF gene encoding orotidine-5'-phosphate decarboxylase, giving the protein MKKEVIIALDFPTLEKTLEFLDKFKEEKLFVKVGMELYLQNGPVVIDEIKKRGHKIFLDLKLHDIPNTVYSAAKGLAKFNIDILTVHAAGGSEMLKGAKRAMTEAGVNTKVIAITQLTSTSEEDMRKEQNIQTSIEESVLNYARLAKESGIDGVVSSVLETKKIREQSGEDFIIINPGIRLPEDSKGDQKRVATPIDANRDGASYIVVGRSITGNENPEERYRIIKNMFEMGDKYEK; this is encoded by the coding sequence ATGAAAAAAGAAGTTATAATAGCACTAGATTTTCCAACATTAGAAAAAACTTTAGAATTTTTAGATAAATTCAAAGAAGAAAAATTATTTGTAAAAGTTGGAATGGAGTTATATTTACAAAATGGACCAGTGGTAATAGACGAAATCAAAAAAAGAGGGCATAAAATTTTCTTAGATTTAAAATTACATGATATTCCAAATACAGTTTATTCAGCAGCTAAAGGTTTAGCTAAATTTAATATTGATATCTTAACTGTTCATGCAGCTGGTGGTTCTGAAATGCTAAAAGGAGCTAAAAGAGCTATGACAGAAGCAGGAGTAAATACAAAGGTTATTGCTATAACTCAACTTACTTCAACAAGTGAAGAAGATATGAGAAAAGAACAAAATATTCAAACAAGCATAGAAGAATCTGTTTTAAATTATGCTAGACTTGCAAAAGAAAGTGGAATTGATGGAGTTGTATCTTCTGTTCTTGAAACAAAGAAAATCAGAGAACAAAGTGGAGAAGACTTCATTATAATAAATCCAGGTATAAGACTTCCTGAAGACTCAAAAGGAGACCAAAAAAGAGTAGCTACTCCAATAGATGCAAATAGAGATGGAGCAAGCTATATTGTTGTTGGTAGATCAATAACAGGGAATGAAAATCCAGAAGAAAGATATAGAATTATAAAAAATATGTTTGAAATGGGGGATAAATATGAAAAGTAA
- the pyrE gene encoding orotate phosphoribosyltransferase, which translates to MLDREIINALLDIKAVELRVDKENWFTWASGIKSPIYCDNRLTMSYPKIRKQIAEGFVKKIKELYPNVDYIVGTATAGIPHAAWISDIMDLPMLYVRGSAKDHGKTNQIEGKYEKGKKVVVIEDLISTGKSSVLAAQALQEEGLEVLGVIAIFSYNLNKAKEKFDEAKIPFSTLTNYDVLLELAKETGLIGDKENQILVDWRNNL; encoded by the coding sequence ATGTTGGATAGAGAAATAATAAATGCATTGTTAGATATTAAAGCTGTTGAATTAAGAGTGGATAAAGAAAATTGGTTTACTTGGGCATCTGGAATAAAATCACCAATATACTGTGATAATAGACTTACTATGTCTTATCCTAAAATAAGAAAACAAATAGCAGAAGGTTTTGTTAAAAAGATTAAAGAACTATATCCCAATGTTGATTATATAGTTGGAACAGCTACTGCTGGTATTCCTCATGCTGCTTGGATAAGTGATATCATGGACTTACCTATGCTATATGTTAGAGGTTCTGCTAAAGACCATGGAAAGACTAACCAAATAGAAGGTAAATATGAAAAAGGTAAAAAAGTTGTAGTAATAGAAGATTTAATTTCAACTGGAAAATCTTCTGTTTTAGCAGCACAAGCTTTACAAGAAGAAGGATTAGAAGTTTTAGGAGTAATTGCTATATTTAGTTATAATTTAAATAAAGCAAAAGAAAAATTTGATGAAGCTAAAATACCTTTCTCAACTCTTACAAACTATGATGTATTGTTAGAACTTGCAAAAGAAACAGGGCTTATTGGAGATAAAGAAAATCAAATTTTAGTTGATTGGAGAAACAATCTATAA
- a CDS encoding PHP domain-containing protein — MFDQHVHSSFSFDSNENLENYISVCNENDMITTEHLDFENSIINYKDSLFDYLKYVGQVENLNKRCPNKFFLGIEIGYTQKTEKRIEEFLKDKNFNLKLLSIHQNGIYDYMCVNKKIISLDALIKEYFEQMIQALESSIKFNVLAHFEYGLRIIDISIIEFDNLASVFLNKIIELIVKKEIAFEVNTKSMYKYKKENLYNYMIEKYIKKGGRLFTLGSDAHNIREYAYKFDEAKKFLLSKNIKEIILFKDKVIMQKLLI; from the coding sequence ATGTTTGACCAACATGTACATTCAAGCTTTTCTTTTGATTCAAATGAGAATTTAGAAAATTATATAAGTGTTTGTAATGAAAATGATATGATAACAACTGAACATTTAGATTTTGAGAATTCTATAATTAATTATAAAGATAGCTTATTTGATTATTTAAAATATGTTGGACAAGTAGAAAACTTAAATAAAAGATGTCCAAATAAATTCTTTTTAGGAATAGAAATTGGATATACTCAAAAAACTGAAAAGAGGATAGAAGAATTTTTAAAAGATAAAAATTTTAATTTAAAACTCTTATCTATTCATCAAAATGGAATTTATGATTATATGTGTGTCAATAAAAAAATAATAAGTCTGGATGCTTTAATTAAAGAATACTTTGAACAGATGATACAAGCATTGGAAAGTTCAATAAAATTTAATGTTTTAGCACATTTTGAATATGGTTTAAGAATAATAGATATTTCCATTATAGAATTTGATAATTTAGCAAGTGTATTTTTAAATAAGATCATTGAGCTTATAGTTAAAAAGGAAATAGCATTTGAAGTAAATACAAAAAGTATGTATAAATATAAAAAAGAAAATTTATATAACTATATGATAGAAAAATATATTAAAAAAGGTGGAAGACTTTTTACTTTAGGTTCAGATGCACATAATATTAGAGAATATGCTTATAAATTTGATGAGGCAAAAAAATTTTTATTAAGTAAAAACATAAAAGAAATTATTTTATTTAAAGATAAAGTTATAATGCAAAAACTTTTGATATAA
- the rplS gene encoding 50S ribosomal protein L19 — MKEKLIELVEKEYLRSDIPQFKAGDTIGVYYKVKEGNKERVQLFEGVVIRVNGGGVAKTFTVRKVTAGIGVERIIPVNSPNIDRIEVLKVGRVRRSKLYYLRGLSAKKARIKEIVK; from the coding sequence ATGAAAGAAAAATTAATTGAATTAGTTGAAAAAGAATATCTAAGAAGTGATATTCCACAATTCAAAGCTGGGGACACTATTGGAGTGTACTACAAAGTAAAAGAAGGAAACAAAGAAAGAGTTCAATTATTTGAAGGAGTTGTAATCAGAGTAAATGGTGGTGGAGTTGCAAAAACTTTCACTGTAAGAAAAGTTACTGCAGGAATTGGAGTAGAAAGAATAATCCCTGTTAATTCTCCAAATATTGACAGAATTGAAGTTCTAAAAGTTGGTAGAGTAAGAAGATCTAAACTTTACTACTTAAGAGGATTATCTGCTAAGAAAGCAAGAATCAAAGAAATAGTAAAATAA
- a CDS encoding glutamate racemase produces the protein MNNPIAVFDAGLGSYAIVEAIKKAYPLQDIIYFADRRSFPYGAKTTEELKNIIENSIDFLLKKGASFIVLASNAPSITVLDKIKKKDKVIGIYPPLKDVIRDKKKNTLIIGAKVMIDSPELQEYIKKEVGDFYKQFHVENASPLIQLIESGDFINNIEETEKTIKNFIDSCENKFGKLDSITLSSTHLPWLSSYFKKIIPQAKLYDPADSLVKAIKPYITTGEGKVYSVISESEKYPAKDFLKILDILKIKLDYEII, from the coding sequence ATGAATAATCCTATTGCTGTTTTTGATGCTGGACTTGGTAGTTATGCAATTGTTGAAGCTATAAAAAAAGCTTATCCTCTGCAAGATATAATTTATTTTGCTGATAGAAGAAGCTTCCCTTATGGTGCAAAAACAACTGAAGAATTAAAAAATATTATTGAAAATTCTATTGATTTTCTTTTAAAGAAAGGTGCTAGTTTTATTGTACTTGCTTCAAATGCTCCAAGTATAACTGTTCTTGATAAAATAAAAAAGAAGGATAAAGTTATTGGAATATATCCTCCACTTAAAGATGTTATAAGAGATAAAAAGAAAAATACTCTTATCATTGGTGCTAAAGTGATGATTGATAGTCCTGAATTACAAGAATATATAAAAAAGGAAGTTGGAGATTTTTATAAACAATTTCATGTAGAAAATGCTTCACCTTTAATTCAACTTATTGAAAGCGGAGATTTTATAAATAATATAGAGGAAACAGAAAAAACTATTAAAAATTTTATTGATAGTTGTGAAAATAAGTTTGGAAAACTAGATTCTATAACCCTTAGTAGTACACATTTACCTTGGCTTTCTTCTTATTTTAAAAAAATTATTCCACAGGCTAAATTATATGATCCTGCTGATAGTTTGGTAAAAGCAATAAAACCTTATATTACTACTGGAGAAGGAAAGGTTTATTCAGTAATTTCTGAATCTGAAAAATATCCAGCTAAAGATTTTTTAAAAATTTTAGATATTTTAAAAATTAAACTTGATTATGAAATTATATAG